Sequence from the Mesorhizobium sp. PAMC28654 genome:
ACAGGGAAATCCTTCTTCGCCTGGTCGATGAGCGCGAACCTCACCGACTTCCCTCCTTGACGAAAAAAGCCGTCGCCCGTTTCAAGATATCCCGCTCCTGCCGAAGGATTTCATTCTCCCGCCGCAGCCGTTTCAATTCAGCGGCGACATCAGCATCAGGCGGACGCCCAGGATCGCCCATCTCACGATCCAGCTGCCGACCCATCCATCGCGTCAGCGTCGAGAAACCAACACCAAGATCCTCCGCGATCTGCCGCTTCGTCCGACCGCTCGTTCGCACAAGGCCAACCGCCTCCGCCTTGAACGCATCCGTAAACTGTCTCTGTTTCGTCATCGAGGTCGCCTTTCATCAGAAGGAAACTCTCCACTTTTTCGGGGCAAGTCCAGATGCGGGACAGCAGGTCACGCCCGAGATGGTCGGTGCCGAACCAGTGCTCGGTGGATGGCGGCTGCAGCTTGTGCAGCACGTCTATCTTGACCGGCGAATAGGGGGCCAGCCACGGCGCGAAGACGGCTGTCATGATGAAGCTGGTGACGAGGATCAGGGCCACGCAGGTGAACGGATCGGCGAGCAGCGCGCGCAGCAGCGGAAACCGTTGCCGGTGCAAAACGGGGAGCGATACCTCAGCCACGGAAGACATCACGAACCCTCGGATCGAGCCGCGCGATCAGGAGATCGGCGGTTATGGTGATGGAGACGTAGATGGCGGTCATGATGAGCACCGTGCCCATGACGACAGGATAGTTGCGGGTATTGACGGCGTCGGTGATCAGCTTGCCGATGCCGGGCCGGGCAAACACCGCCTCGACGAAGACGGCGCTGGAGAGGATGCTGCCGAGGCCCACGGCGACCAGCGAGATGGTCGGGATGATGGCGATGCGCAGTGCGTATTTGGAGACGATCTTCCACTCCGGCAGGCCGAAGGAGCGCGCGGTGCGGATGTGCGGCTCGCCCATCACCTCCATCATCGAGGCGCGCACCATGCGGGCGATGTAGCCGATCCAGCCAAGCGCGATGGCCGCCGCCGGCATCACCAGCGCCTTGGCCTGGCTGACAATGTCGCCGGCCTCGCCCGCGCCTATGGCCGGCAGCCAGCGCAGCGTCACCGCAAAGAGCAGCAGCGAATAGATGGCGACAACGAAGGAGGGCACGGCGATGACGCCGACGGAGAGCACGCCGATGACGGCATCGGCCAAGGTGCCACGCCGCATGACCGAAAGGCAGCCGAGCGGAACGCCGATGAGAAGGGCAACAGTGAGCGCGGTCAGGCCGAGGACCAGCGTGTTCGGCAGCGCCTCCATGACCAGCGTTGAGACCGGCCGGTTCGACCAGACATCGTAGCCAAGATTGCCGGTCAGCGCATTGCGGAAGAATTCGACGATCTGCCACCAGACCGGCTGGTCGAGGCCCATGCGCTCGATCAGCAGCCTCTTGAGTTCCGGCGTGGCACGCGGACCAAGCGCGACGCTTGCCGGGTCGCCCGGCACCAGAAAGACGGCCGCATACATGGCGACCATGACGAGCACGAGGATCAGGAGGCCGAGACCGATGCGCTTGATTGCGTAGGTGAGCATCGTTCTCAGGTCCTCTCAGGCGAAATCGCGCCTGATGCGCCGGGTTGCCGAGGCGCTGTGGACAAGCTTGCCTCGTTCTCGGGCCTCGAGACGCCAACTCAGGTTGAAATGCGTTTCATCGGCCGTCAGCTCGGTGACCGCCATCGCCTCGGTGTCGGCATCGCCGCTGGCAATGGCCCAGCGGTATTCGGTGACGAGCTTTGCCGACAGCGGATCGTCGGGCTGGATGCTCATCGTGTCGCTGTTGGCCGAGGACACGGTGATGGCGCGATCGTCGTAGCGCCTGCGTCCATGGTCGGAACTCAGCGCGATGGTCTGGATGCCGCTGCCGACGTCTTCCGTGACGATGCGGCGGTCAAAACCGTCGTCCAGCGTCGTTGTCGGCACCGGCGGCGCGGTTTCGGCCGGTTCGAAGCGCACATCACGGTCGCGCGGCGACGAGGGGCGAACTGGAAGCAGCACGGTGCTGTCGCCAGTCGCCACGGACAGCGTCGACAGTTTCGGCTGTGGCCACAGGATCGGCCAATGCTGGTTGGCCAGCGCCAGCCGGATGCGATGGCCCTTGGGCACGGTGCGGCCGAAATCGTTGAGTTTCAGCCTTGCCCGGAACGGCGTTCCGACAGGACAAGGTGTCGGATGCTCGTGGCTGTCGCGGTGGCTGAGATTGAGCACGCCATACGTCATCAGCGCCGATGTGCCGTCGGGATAGACATCGCAGAGCCGGGCGGCAAGGTTGACGTGCGGCTGGTCGACCGTAACGAGGAGATCGAGTTCCGGCGCGCCGAGCAAGGTCAGGTCGTCGTCCAGTGGCAAGGTGTCGAAGCACAGCGCCATGCCGTCCTCTCGGCGCTGGTCTATCGGCATATCCGGACAGGAGCCGCCATAGCCACCCCAGCGGCCGCAGTCGCGCCCGGCGGTGGCCGGCGACTGTACCGAAAGCGTGGCGCCCGGCACCGCCTCACCGCTCAGCCCGGCAGCATTCAGATGCAGCACGCGACGCTCGATGCGCGGCGATGGCCAAGCATCCTCGGCCCAGTAGCCGGCATGATCGGGGAGATAGAAAGGTTGCGGCCGCTCTTCGCCAGTGATCCAGACGCGGTAGAGCGGCTCGTCCATGATGCCGGTCTCTTCGCCACCGAGCCAGTGACGCCACCAGCGCAGCGCTTCCTGCAGATAGCCGATCAGTGGTCCCGGCGCGCCACGGCAGGGATAGGCATGCGACCATGGACCGACAATGCCGAGTTTTGGCCCCGGCAGATGTTCGAGCAGGCGCGGCACGAAATTCGAATAGCTGTCTTCCCAGCCGCAGACCGCCATGACCGCGCATTCGATCGCGGAGTGGTCTTCGCAGACCGAACCCTGGCGCCAGTAGTCGTCGCGGCGCTGATGCGCGAGCCACACTTGCGAAAGCGAACTCGTCGCCGCAAGGCGGCTCATCCACATGTCGCGCCAAGCGTCGCCGACGATCAGCGGGTCAGGCGCCATCGCCTTCTTCACCAGCATGAAGTTGGACCACATCTCCTGCTCGGTCAGCAGCGCGCCGCCCATATAGTGGATGTCGTCGGCGTAGCGGTCGTCGGTCGCGCAGTTGGCGATGATGGCCTTCAAGGCCGGCGGCCGACGCGCGGCGACCTGCAGCGCGTTGAAACCGCCCCAGGAGATGCCGGTCATGCCGACATTGCCGTTGCACCAGGGAAGTGCCGCGAGATGGGCGATGATCTCGCAGGCGTCTTCTTGCTCTAGCGGCAAGTATTCATCGGCCAGGTCGCCGTCGGAATCGCCGCTGCCGCGAATGTCTATGCGGGCGCAGGCAATGCCATGCCCGGCGAGCCAGGGGTGGATATCGATGTCGCGCGCAACCGTGCCGTCACGGCGACGATAAGGCACCATCTCGACGACCACGGGCACCCTGCCCTCGGTTCGCGGACGCCACAGCGTGGCGGCGATGCGAGTGCCGTCGGCCAGCGTGATCCAGAGCGGATCGACGGTTTCCACGACAAAGGGAAATTCGGTTCGTACCACGGCAGGTACCCGCAAAATGCTCTTGTTGAACGTTCGTATAACAAGAGCATTTGCGACGCAATCCCGCTTCTCGCTTTTTGGCGGATAATACGAGCAGCGGCACCACGGGGCGCCTCCAGACCGGAGCCGCCGCAGTGCGGATATCAGCAGATATCAAAAGAGAGTGATCAGCTCCTATTCGGCGGCGACCCTGGCTCGCTGCCGGCCGAAAAGCGCCGAGCCGACATCGTCCACCGCAAGGCCGACGCGGCCCCGGATCGCCTCGGAGGCCAGCACACCATCGACGAAATCCTTGTCCGAAGCATAAACGGCCGTCGGCAGCGCGAAGGCTTCGAAGAAGCCGAACAGCGGCCGCAGCTGATGTTCGACGATCAGCGCATGGCGCTCGCCGCCACCGGTCGCGGCCAGCAGAACCGGCTTGCCCCTAAGTGCCGCCGGATCGACGAGATCGAAGAAATGCTTGAACAGGCCGGTATAGCTGCCCTTGTAGGTCGGCGAACCTACCACCAGCACATCGGCGGCGATGATCCGCTCGAGGATGCCGCGAGCCTGTCCGTCCAGATCGCCAGCCCATTTGGCGTTGCCAAGGCTGGGGCCGAGATCGACGACGTCGTGGGTACTGGCGGCGAGGCCGTAGCGTCCGGCGATCTCCGTCACGATATGGTCGACGAAACCACGGGTCTTGGACGGCCGGGTGAAATTGCCGGAGAAGCCGACGACGGCCGGATTGGTCATGATGAAAGCCTCGCGCTGTTTCAGGCCAACGGCCCGGTTCCAATGTCCATAATTTTTATAGACATTACGGTCGAGCGAAAGGAATGGATGCTCATGTCCGGTGCAATTCGTGGATGATTTTTCTGTTTGCCGGGTTGTCGAGAAAACGCGGCGCAGGATCGCAGGCTGACGGATCATCCACCAGCCTGCCCGCAATATCCGCTGATACGCTCTACTCGGCCGCCAGCGCCAGTTGAGGTATCGTATCCTTTTCGGCCGTTTCCATTCCGTCTTTCTCCAGGGCCTTGGCCTTCTTCGGCTCCCGGCCAAAGAACAGGGCGTAGCCTGCAGGCAGGACCAGGATGGTCAGCACCGTGGCGACGAGAATGCCGCCCATCATGGCGTAGGCAAGCGGACCCCAGAAGACAGCGCGAGAGATCGGGATCAGTGCCAGCACCGCCGTCAGCGCCGTCAGCGTGATCGGCCTGAAACGGCGAACCGCCGAACCGATGATCGCTTCGGAACGATCCATGCCCGCCGCGATATCCTGGTCAATCTGGTCGACCAGGATGATCGAGTTGCGCATGATGATGCCGAGCAGAGCGATGACACCGAGGATCGCGACGAAGCCGAAAGGCGCACCGCTGATCAGCAGGGCAGCGGCGGCACCAATGATGCCGAGCGGACCCGTCGCCAGCACCAGCATCGCCTTGCCGAAATTCTGCAGCTGGATCATCAGGAGCACAACGATGATGGCCAGCATGATTGGCGCCTTGGCGGCGATTGATGCCTGGCTTTCGGCGGAATCCTCCGCACCGCCCTGGATCGCGATACTGTAACCGGGCGCCAGGCCGTCACGCAGACCCTTCATGTCGTTGTACATCTTGGTGACGACGTCATTCGACTGCACGCCATCCGGCAGCGTCGCGCGGACGCTGATGGTCGGCAGGCGATTGCGCCGCCACTCGATGCCCTGCTCCAGCACCGGCACGACCTTGGCCACCTGCGACAGTGGCACGAAGCCGCCGAAATCGGTCGGGATGTAGACGGAGTCGACCGAGGACAGCAGGCGGCGGCTTGCCTCCGGCTCACGGGCGACGATGGACACCGTCTCCTCGCCGTCGCGGAAATTATCGAGCGGTGCGCCGGACATGCTCGCCTGCAACATCTGCCGGATGCGCTGCGAGGTGACGCCGAGCGCCCGGGCGCGATCCTGGTCGATCACCAGCTTCATCGCCGGCACCGGCTCCAGCCAGTCGTCATGAACAGCGCCAAGCTGCGGGTTAGCCCGAAATTTCGCCTTCACCTCGTCGGCAATGCGACGCACCTCCTGGCGATCCGGGCCCATGACGCGCATCTGCACGGGCCAGCCGGTCGGCGGGCCGAGGAACAGGCGATCGACCTTGGCGCGGATCGAGGGGAAATCCTGCGCCAGGACAGTGCGCAGCTTGACGATCAGCCGCTCGCGCGCCGGCTCGTCATTGGCCATGACCAGAAGCTGGGCAAAGTTTGGATTGCTGAGCTGCTGGTCGAGCGGCAGGAAGAAGCGCGGCGCGCCCTCGCCGATATAGGTGGCGATGAAGCGCTTGTCCTTGTCATCCATCATCTTGGCTTCAAGCGCCTTGGCCTGCACCTCGACTTCCTTGATGCTGGTGCCCTCGGGCAGCCAGAGATCAACCAGGATTTCCGGGCGTGACGACTGCGGGAAGAAATTCTGCGGGATGAACTGGAAGGCCCACAGGCTGGTGCCAAAGGTCACCAGCGTCATCACCAGAACGATGATGCGATGGCGCACGGCCCAGCCGACCGTCGAGCGAAGCCGCCGGTAGAAGCGCGTGTCGAAGACATCGTGGTGGCTGCCGGCATGCTTGCGCTGTTTCAGGATCATGTTGCCGAGCCATGGTGTGAAATAGACGGCGACGAACCAGGACACGACCAGCGCGATACCGACGACATAGAACAGCGTGCGCACATATTCGCCCGCCGTGGAGGCGGCGAAACCGACAGGGATAAAGCCTGCGATGGTGATCAGCGTGCCGGTCAGCATCGGGAAGGCTGTCGATGTATAGGCGAAGCTCGCCGCGTCGATCTTGACCAGCCCTTCCTCGAGTTTTCGCTCCATCATCTCGACGACAATCATGGCGTCGTCGACGAGCAAGCCGAGCG
This genomic interval carries:
- the msuE gene encoding FMN reductase, producing the protein MTNPAVVGFSGNFTRPSKTRGFVDHIVTEIAGRYGLAASTHDVVDLGPSLGNAKWAGDLDGQARGILERIIAADVLVVGSPTYKGSYTGLFKHFFDLVDPAALRGKPVLLAATGGGERHALIVEHQLRPLFGFFEAFALPTAVYASDKDFVDGVLASEAIRGRVGLAVDDVGSALFGRQRARVAAE
- a CDS encoding ABC transporter permease — protein: MLTYAIKRIGLGLLILVLVMVAMYAAVFLVPGDPASVALGPRATPELKRLLIERMGLDQPVWWQIVEFFRNALTGNLGYDVWSNRPVSTLVMEALPNTLVLGLTALTVALLIGVPLGCLSVMRRGTLADAVIGVLSVGVIAVPSFVVAIYSLLLFAVTLRWLPAIGAGEAGDIVSQAKALVMPAAAIALGWIGYIARMVRASMMEVMGEPHIRTARSFGLPEWKIVSKYALRIAIIPTISLVAVGLGSILSSAVFVEAVFARPGIGKLITDAVNTRNYPVVMGTVLIMTAIYVSITITADLLIARLDPRVRDVFRG
- a CDS encoding efflux RND transporter permease subunit, which encodes MTNSTDEKQPFNLSRWAIGHPSIARFLFGLIIIAGAIGLMRMGQKEDPDFTFRVMVVQAIWPGSSIQEMEDQVVNKIERKLQETPHLDFVRSFTRAGSAIITVQIKGDTNAAEVTDAFYQVRKKVSDIAGDLPQGLLGPYFNDEFGDTFITLHSISGDGFSYPELKKFAIQARDMLLTTPGVEKAVIIGDQPEKLYIDVSSKVLAERGLTLTDLQSAIKGQNNVDPAGSVDTGTNSVRISVEGDVSKVEDIRNLRLRAGGQVTRLGDIATVTSGLEDPYQRKYRFNGHESVQIGVVMAKGFKVTDVGRDVEATYKHFEEALPYGVAVDQISDQPGVVTDAVAEFMHALGEALLIVLVVSFLSIGWRSGLVIAIAIPLVLAATFAIMYELGIDLQRISLGALIIALGLLVDDAMIVVEMMERKLEEGLVKIDAASFAYTSTAFPMLTGTLITIAGFIPVGFAASTAGEYVRTLFYVVGIALVVSWFVAVYFTPWLGNMILKQRKHAGSHHDVFDTRFYRRLRSTVGWAVRHRIIVLVMTLVTFGTSLWAFQFIPQNFFPQSSRPEILVDLWLPEGTSIKEVEVQAKALEAKMMDDKDKRFIATYIGEGAPRFFLPLDQQLSNPNFAQLLVMANDEPARERLIVKLRTVLAQDFPSIRAKVDRLFLGPPTGWPVQMRVMGPDRQEVRRIADEVKAKFRANPQLGAVHDDWLEPVPAMKLVIDQDRARALGVTSQRIRQMLQASMSGAPLDNFRDGEETVSIVAREPEASRRLLSSVDSVYIPTDFGGFVPLSQVAKVVPVLEQGIEWRRNRLPTISVRATLPDGVQSNDVVTKMYNDMKGLRDGLAPGYSIAIQGGAEDSAESQASIAAKAPIMLAIIVVLLMIQLQNFGKAMLVLATGPLGIIGAAAALLISGAPFGFVAILGVIALLGIIMRNSIILVDQIDQDIAAGMDRSEAIIGSAVRRFRPITLTALTAVLALIPISRAVFWGPLAYAMMGGILVATVLTILVLPAGYALFFGREPKKAKALEKDGMETAEKDTIPQLALAAE
- a CDS encoding CocE/NonD family hydrolase translates to MVRTEFPFVVETVDPLWITLADGTRIAATLWRPRTEGRVPVVVEMVPYRRRDGTVARDIDIHPWLAGHGIACARIDIRGSGDSDGDLADEYLPLEQEDACEIIAHLAALPWCNGNVGMTGISWGGFNALQVAARRPPALKAIIANCATDDRYADDIHYMGGALLTEQEMWSNFMLVKKAMAPDPLIVGDAWRDMWMSRLAATSSLSQVWLAHQRRDDYWRQGSVCEDHSAIECAVMAVCGWEDSYSNFVPRLLEHLPGPKLGIVGPWSHAYPCRGAPGPLIGYLQEALRWWRHWLGGEETGIMDEPLYRVWITGEERPQPFYLPDHAGYWAEDAWPSPRIERRVLHLNAAGLSGEAVPGATLSVQSPATAGRDCGRWGGYGGSCPDMPIDQRREDGMALCFDTLPLDDDLTLLGAPELDLLVTVDQPHVNLAARLCDVYPDGTSALMTYGVLNLSHRDSHEHPTPCPVGTPFRARLKLNDFGRTVPKGHRIRLALANQHWPILWPQPKLSTLSVATGDSTVLLPVRPSSPRDRDVRFEPAETAPPVPTTTLDDGFDRRIVTEDVGSGIQTIALSSDHGRRRYDDRAITVSSANSDTMSIQPDDPLSAKLVTEYRWAIASGDADTEAMAVTELTADETHFNLSWRLEARERGKLVHSASATRRIRRDFA